The Poecilia reticulata strain Guanapo unplaced genomic scaffold, Guppy_female_1.0+MT scaffold_155, whole genome shotgun sequence genome includes a region encoding these proteins:
- the rabgef1 gene encoding rab5 GDP/GTP exchange factor isoform X2, with protein MSQRTERRGIHVDQSDLLCKKGCGYYGNAAWQGLCSKCWREEYQRVRQKQIQDDWALAEKLQREEEEAAYASSHAARGPAAAGHAAAGHAALAPFSKFEEKKTNEKTRKVTTVKKFFSPSSRTAAKKEPPEGKSASPSVSRRASFDADQVSKDFVEFLKNLHKPGREIHKQCRAFLVSMSSKKDLGADELSECVQDFYQSLADRLMSHFKGSSESVDQVMDQVEKYIMTRLYKSVFCPETTDDEKKDLATQDRIRALHWVTVQMLCVSMEEETAEVSENVVGAITDIIEMDSKRVPRDKLACITRCSKHIFSAIRITKNEPASADDFLPALIYIVLKANPPRLQSNIQYITRFCNPSRLMTGEDGYYFTNLVRFTPQSLIKRETDSVRFSELSS; from the exons ATGAGTCAGCGGACGGAGCGGCGGGGCATCCACGTCGACCAGTCGGACCTGCTGTGCAAGAAAGGATGCGGTTACTATGGCAACGCCGCATGGCAGGGCCTGTGCTCCAAGTGCTGGCGGGAGGAGTACCAGCGGGTCCGGCAGAAGCAGATCCAGGACGACTGGGCCTTGGCGGAAAA GttgcagagagaggaggaggaggcggcgtACGCCAGCAGCCACGCGGCGCGCGGCCCGGCCGCCGCAGGCCACGCCGCCGCAGGCCACGCCGCGCTCGCCCCGTTCTCAAAGTTTGAGGAGAAGAAAACCAACGAGAAAACGCGCAAAGTGACAACGGTGAAGAAGTTCTTCAGCCCTTCGTCTCGAACCGCCGCTAAGAAAG AGCCTCCGGAGGGAAAGTCAGCGTCTCCGTCCGTCAGCCGCCGCGCCAGCTTCGACGCCGACCAGGTGTCCAAAGACTTCGTGGAGTTTTTGAAGAACCTTCACAAACCCGGCAGAGAGATCCACAAGCAGTGCCGGGCCTTCCTGGTCAGCATGTCCAGCAAGAAG GACCTGGGAGCAGATGAGCTGTCGGAGTGCGTTCAGGATTTCTACCAGAGTTTGGCCGATCGCCTCATGAGCCACTTTAAAG GGTCGTCAGAGTCGGTGGATCAGGTGATGGACCAGGTGGAGAAATACATCATGACCCGCCTGTACAAGAGCGTCTTCTGCCCAGAAACCACGGACGACGAGAAGAAGGACCTGGCAACCCAAGACCGGATCAG GGCGCTGCACTGGGTCACCGTCCAGATGCTGTGTGTGTCCATGGAGGAAGAAACGGCCGAAGTGTCAGAGAACGTGGTCGGAGCCATAACAG ACATCATCGAGATGGACTCGAAGCGCGTTCCGCGGGACAAGCTGGCCTGCATcactcgctgcagcaaacacatCTTCAGCGCCATCAGGATCACCAAGAACGAGCCGGCGTCCGCCGACGACTTCCTGCCGGCGCTCATCTACATCGTGCTGAAGGCCAACCCGCCGCGGCTGCAGTCCAACATCCAGTACATCACCCGCTTCTGCAACCCCAGCCGGCTGATGACCGGAGAGGACGGATACTACTTCACCAACCTGGTCCGCTTCACTCCTCAGTCGCTTATCAAGAGAGAAACCGATTCTGTTCGGTTCAGTGAACTGAGTTCATAA
- the rabgef1 gene encoding rab5 GDP/GTP exchange factor isoform X1: MKNQAERFPLQATMSQRTERRGIHVDQSDLLCKKGCGYYGNAAWQGLCSKCWREEYQRVRQKQIQDDWALAEKLQREEEEAAYASSHAARGPAAAGHAAAGHAALAPFSKFEEKKTNEKTRKVTTVKKFFSPSSRTAAKKEPPEGKSASPSVSRRASFDADQVSKDFVEFLKNLHKPGREIHKQCRAFLVSMSSKKDLGADELSECVQDFYQSLADRLMSHFKGSSESVDQVMDQVEKYIMTRLYKSVFCPETTDDEKKDLATQDRIRALHWVTVQMLCVSMEEETAEVSENVVGAITDIIEMDSKRVPRDKLACITRCSKHIFSAIRITKNEPASADDFLPALIYIVLKANPPRLQSNIQYITRFCNPSRLMTGEDGYYFTNLVRFTPQSLIKRETDSVRFSELSS, translated from the exons ATGAAGAACCAAGCAGAGCGTTTTCCTCTCCAGGCCACCATGAGTCAGCGGACGGAGCGGCGGGGCATCCACGTCGACCAGTCGGACCTGCTGTGCAAGAAAGGATGCGGTTACTATGGCAACGCCGCATGGCAGGGCCTGTGCTCCAAGTGCTGGCGGGAGGAGTACCAGCGGGTCCGGCAGAAGCAGATCCAGGACGACTGGGCCTTGGCGGAAAA GttgcagagagaggaggaggaggcggcgtACGCCAGCAGCCACGCGGCGCGCGGCCCGGCCGCCGCAGGCCACGCCGCCGCAGGCCACGCCGCGCTCGCCCCGTTCTCAAAGTTTGAGGAGAAGAAAACCAACGAGAAAACGCGCAAAGTGACAACGGTGAAGAAGTTCTTCAGCCCTTCGTCTCGAACCGCCGCTAAGAAAG AGCCTCCGGAGGGAAAGTCAGCGTCTCCGTCCGTCAGCCGCCGCGCCAGCTTCGACGCCGACCAGGTGTCCAAAGACTTCGTGGAGTTTTTGAAGAACCTTCACAAACCCGGCAGAGAGATCCACAAGCAGTGCCGGGCCTTCCTGGTCAGCATGTCCAGCAAGAAG GACCTGGGAGCAGATGAGCTGTCGGAGTGCGTTCAGGATTTCTACCAGAGTTTGGCCGATCGCCTCATGAGCCACTTTAAAG GGTCGTCAGAGTCGGTGGATCAGGTGATGGACCAGGTGGAGAAATACATCATGACCCGCCTGTACAAGAGCGTCTTCTGCCCAGAAACCACGGACGACGAGAAGAAGGACCTGGCAACCCAAGACCGGATCAG GGCGCTGCACTGGGTCACCGTCCAGATGCTGTGTGTGTCCATGGAGGAAGAAACGGCCGAAGTGTCAGAGAACGTGGTCGGAGCCATAACAG ACATCATCGAGATGGACTCGAAGCGCGTTCCGCGGGACAAGCTGGCCTGCATcactcgctgcagcaaacacatCTTCAGCGCCATCAGGATCACCAAGAACGAGCCGGCGTCCGCCGACGACTTCCTGCCGGCGCTCATCTACATCGTGCTGAAGGCCAACCCGCCGCGGCTGCAGTCCAACATCCAGTACATCACCCGCTTCTGCAACCCCAGCCGGCTGATGACCGGAGAGGACGGATACTACTTCACCAACCTGGTCCGCTTCACTCCTCAGTCGCTTATCAAGAGAGAAACCGATTCTGTTCGGTTCAGTGAACTGAGTTCATAA